The following coding sequences lie in one Mycobacterium sp. Z3061 genomic window:
- a CDS encoding MFS transporter, with protein sequence MTEKSRGPAFLLLFATLMACAGDGISIVAFPWLVLQRQGSAGQASIVAGATTLPLLFSTLLAGTAVDYFGRRRVSMVADALSGCAVAAVPVIAWAYGTEAVNVAVLAALGACAAAFDPAGITARQSMLPEAAARAGWSLDRVNSVYEAILNLAFMVGPGIGGLMIATVGGVNTMWITAGAFGLSIVAIGLLRLDGAGKPVHASRPEGLVSGISEGLRFVWSLRVLRTLALIDLTVTALYLPMESVLFPKYFSDRHQPGQLGTVLMALSLGGLVGALGYVALVARLSRRVIMLTAVLTLGVAATVIALLPPLPVILALVGLVGLVYGPIQPIYAYMIQTRAPAHLRGRAVGVMTSLAYAAGPLGLLLAGPLTDAAGLHVAFLALALPILVTGVCCIRLPSLRELDRVPSPV encoded by the coding sequence ATGACCGAAAAAAGCCGCGGCCCGGCATTTCTGCTCCTGTTCGCCACCCTGATGGCGTGTGCGGGCGATGGCATCTCGATCGTCGCCTTCCCCTGGCTGGTGCTGCAGCGGCAGGGCAGCGCGGGTCAGGCGTCGATCGTGGCCGGCGCGACGACGCTGCCGCTGCTGTTCTCTACCCTGTTGGCGGGGACGGCGGTTGACTACTTCGGTCGTCGGCGGGTGTCGATGGTCGCCGACGCGCTGTCGGGTTGCGCGGTGGCCGCCGTCCCGGTGATCGCCTGGGCGTACGGCACCGAGGCGGTCAACGTGGCCGTCTTGGCAGCTTTGGGCGCGTGTGCGGCCGCCTTCGACCCGGCCGGGATCACCGCCCGCCAGTCGATGCTGCCGGAGGCGGCCGCCCGGGCGGGCTGGTCGCTGGACCGGGTCAACAGCGTCTACGAGGCGATCCTGAACCTTGCTTTCATGGTCGGTCCGGGTATCGGTGGCCTGATGATCGCCACGGTGGGCGGCGTCAACACGATGTGGATCACCGCCGGCGCGTTCGGGTTGTCCATCGTGGCTATCGGCCTGCTGCGCCTGGACGGCGCGGGTAAGCCGGTGCATGCCTCGCGCCCCGAGGGGCTGGTGTCGGGGATCTCCGAGGGTTTGCGCTTCGTCTGGAGCCTGCGGGTGCTGCGCACGCTGGCCCTGATCGACCTCACCGTCACGGCGCTGTATCTGCCGATGGAGAGCGTGCTGTTTCCCAAGTACTTCAGCGACCGCCACCAACCGGGTCAGCTGGGCACGGTGCTGATGGCGCTGTCGCTGGGTGGCCTGGTCGGTGCGCTGGGTTATGTGGCACTGGTGGCGAGGTTGTCGCGCCGAGTCATCATGCTGACCGCGGTGCTCACCCTCGGTGTGGCGGCGACGGTCATTGCGCTGCTGCCGCCGCTGCCGGTGATCTTGGCGCTGGTGGGGCTGGTGGGCCTGGTCTATGGGCCGATTCAGCCGATCTACGCCTACATGATCCAGACGCGGGCGCCGGCACATCTGCGGGGCCGGGCAGTTGGGGTGATGACGTCGCTGGCCTATGCGGCAGGCCCCTTGGGGTTGTTGCTGGCCGGGCCGCTGACCGATGCCGCCGGCTTGCACGTGGCGTTTCTCGCGCTGGCGCTGCCGATCCTGGTCACCGGGGTGTGCTGTATCCGGCTGCCGTCGCTGCGGGAGCTCGATCGGGTGCCCTCGCCCGTCTAG
- a CDS encoding SHOCT domain-containing protein → MNDTQRPRGEPHREIPVWISQPGSPRGPGQRGVLTDEEFEQQKRRILGP, encoded by the coding sequence TTGAACGACACTCAAAGACCGCGAGGGGAACCTCACCGCGAAATTCCCGTCTGGATATCGCAGCCAGGTTCCCCTCGCGGTCCTGGGCAGCGGGGTGTCCTCACCGACGAGGAATTCGAGCAGCAGAAGCGCCGGATCCTGGGTCCCTAG
- a CDS encoding FAD-binding oxidoreductase translates to MVVTDPAVTEGYRQDRALDPSAGKPLAVVRPRHTEEVQTVVRWAAAHKVPVVTRGAGSGLSGGATAVDNGIVLSTEKMRDITIDPVTRTAVCQPGLFNAEVKKAAASHGLWYPPDPSSYEICSIGGNIATNAGGLCCVKYGVTTDYVLGMQVVLADGTAVRLGGPRLKDVAGLSLTKLFVGSEGTLGIVTEVTLRLLPAQNASSIVVASFASVESAVDAVLGVSARLRPSMLEFMDQVAINAVEDTLRMDLDRSAAAMLVAGSDERGRAGTEDAELMAAVFAEHGATEVFSTDDPDEGEAFVAARRFCIPAVEAKGSLLLEDVGVPLPALGALVTGIARIAEERDLMISVIAHAGDGNTHPLLVFDPADAAMAERAQLAYGEIMDLAVDLGGTITGEHGVGRLKRPWLADYLGPDVMDLNRRIKAALDPDGILNPGSGI, encoded by the coding sequence ATGGTGGTCACCGATCCCGCCGTCACCGAGGGTTACCGGCAGGACCGGGCGCTGGACCCGTCGGCGGGGAAGCCGCTGGCCGTGGTCCGGCCGCGGCACACCGAAGAGGTGCAGACGGTGGTGCGGTGGGCGGCGGCGCACAAGGTGCCGGTAGTGACCCGCGGAGCGGGCAGCGGCCTGTCCGGCGGAGCGACGGCGGTGGACAACGGGATCGTGCTGTCGACCGAGAAGATGCGCGACATCACCATCGACCCGGTGACCCGCACCGCGGTGTGTCAGCCGGGGCTGTTCAACGCCGAGGTGAAGAAGGCGGCCGCCTCGCACGGGCTGTGGTACCCGCCGGACCCGTCGTCCTACGAGATCTGCAGCATCGGCGGCAACATCGCCACCAACGCCGGCGGCCTGTGCTGCGTGAAGTACGGCGTCACCACCGACTACGTGCTGGGCATGCAGGTGGTGCTGGCCGACGGCACGGCCGTCCGGCTCGGCGGACCCCGATTGAAAGACGTTGCGGGACTTTCTCTTACAAAGCTGTTCGTCGGCAGCGAAGGAACGCTGGGCATCGTCACGGAAGTGACGCTGCGGCTGCTGCCGGCGCAGAACGCGTCGAGCATCGTGGTGGCCAGCTTCGCCTCCGTCGAGTCGGCGGTGGACGCGGTGCTCGGGGTCAGCGCGCGGCTGCGGCCGTCGATGCTGGAGTTCATGGACCAGGTGGCGATCAACGCGGTCGAGGACACCTTGCGGATGGACCTGGACCGGTCGGCGGCCGCCATGCTGGTGGCCGGTTCGGACGAACGCGGGCGCGCCGGCACCGAGGACGCCGAGCTGATGGCCGCAGTGTTCGCCGAACATGGCGCGACAGAGGTGTTTTCGACCGATGACCCGGATGAGGGCGAGGCGTTCGTCGCCGCCCGCCGGTTCTGCATCCCGGCGGTGGAGGCCAAGGGATCGCTGTTGCTCGAAGACGTCGGGGTGCCGCTGCCGGCGCTGGGCGCCCTGGTGACCGGCATCGCCCGGATCGCCGAAGAGCGGGACCTGATGATCTCGGTGATCGCTCACGCCGGTGACGGGAACACACACCCGTTGCTGGTGTTCGACCCGGCAGATGCGGCGATGGCCGAGCGGGCCCAGCTGGCCTACGGCGAGATCATGGATTTGGCGGTCGATCTGGGCGGGACCATCACCGGTGAACACGGGGTCGGCCGGCTGAAGCGGCCGTGGCTGGCCGACTACCTCGGACCCGACGTCATGGACCTGAACCGGCGCATCAAGGCGGCGCTGGACCCCGACGGAATCCTCAACCCGGGCTCGGGGATCTAG
- a CDS encoding cytochrome P450, producing MTAVMSHEAPAKFELATAESWANPWPMYRALRDRDPVHHVVPAGHPDHDYYVLFRHADVWAAARDHETFSSAEGLTINYGDLDMIGLRDNPPMVMQDPPVHTQFRKLVSRGFTPRQVEAVEPKVREFVVERIENIRARGEGDIVAELFKPLPSMVVAHYLGVPQQDWAQFDGWTQAIVAANTAEGGIVGALETVGDAVGTMMAYFTALIERRRTEPEDDTISHLVAAGLGADGDISGILSILGFTFTMVTGGNDTVTGMLGGSMPLLHERPDQRQLLVDDPDLIPDAIEELLRLTSPVQGLARTVTRDATIGNTTIPAGRRVLLLYGSANRDERQYGDNAGELDVTRRPRNILTFSHGAHHCLGSAAARMQSRVALGELLSRCPGFEVDAANVVWSGGHYVRRPLSVPIRVST from the coding sequence ATGACTGCGGTTATGTCTCACGAGGCTCCGGCGAAGTTCGAGTTGGCCACCGCCGAGAGCTGGGCGAACCCCTGGCCGATGTATCGGGCGCTGCGCGACCGCGACCCGGTGCATCACGTCGTGCCGGCGGGGCATCCCGACCACGACTACTACGTGCTGTTCCGGCACGCCGACGTCTGGGCGGCGGCCCGCGACCATGAGACGTTCTCCTCCGCCGAGGGTCTGACGATCAACTACGGCGACCTGGACATGATCGGGCTGCGCGACAACCCGCCCATGGTGATGCAGGATCCGCCGGTGCACACCCAGTTCCGCAAGCTGGTGTCCCGCGGCTTCACGCCGCGCCAGGTGGAGGCCGTCGAACCCAAGGTGCGCGAGTTCGTCGTCGAGCGCATCGAGAACATCCGGGCGCGCGGCGAGGGCGACATCGTCGCCGAGCTGTTCAAACCCCTGCCGTCGATGGTCGTCGCGCACTACCTCGGTGTCCCGCAACAGGATTGGGCACAATTCGATGGCTGGACCCAGGCAATCGTCGCGGCCAACACCGCCGAGGGCGGAATCGTCGGCGCGCTGGAAACCGTCGGCGACGCGGTCGGGACCATGATGGCCTACTTCACCGCACTAATCGAGCGACGCCGCACCGAACCGGAGGACGATACGATTTCGCACCTGGTGGCAGCCGGGCTCGGCGCCGACGGTGACATCTCCGGCATCCTGTCGATCCTGGGCTTCACTTTCACCATGGTGACCGGAGGCAACGACACCGTCACCGGAATGCTCGGTGGCTCAATGCCTTTGCTGCACGAGCGGCCCGACCAGCGGCAGCTGCTGGTCGACGACCCGGACCTGATCCCCGACGCCATCGAGGAACTGCTGCGGCTGACCTCGCCGGTGCAGGGCCTGGCCCGCACCGTCACGCGCGACGCGACGATCGGGAACACCACCATCCCAGCCGGCCGGCGGGTGCTGCTGCTGTACGGTTCGGCCAACCGCGACGAGCGCCAATACGGCGACAACGCCGGGGAACTCGACGTCACCCGCCGGCCGCGCAACATCCTGACCTTCAGCCACGGCGCACACCACTGCCTGGGATCGGCGGCGGCCCGGATGCAATCACGGGTCGCCCTGGGTGAACTGTTGAGCCGCTGCCCGGGGTTCGAGGTCGACGCGGCCAACGTCGTGTGGTCCGGCGGCCACTACGTCCGGCGGCCGCTGTCGGTTCCGATCCGGGTCAGCACCTGA
- a CDS encoding TetR/AcrR family transcriptional regulator, translated as MAGDWLGERRSEVAADRILDAAGQLFTEHDPASVGMNEIARAAGCSRATLYRYFDSRESLRTAYVHRETHRLGRELLPLIERIEDPRGRLVAAITATLRMVRENPALAAWFGSTRLPIGGEMAGQSQVITTLASGFISSLGPDDPSTIERRARWAVRVIISMLMFPGRDEDDERAMIEEFVAPVVAPVSTRS; from the coding sequence ATGGCCGGTGACTGGCTGGGCGAGCGGCGCAGCGAGGTCGCGGCGGACCGCATCCTCGACGCCGCCGGTCAACTGTTCACCGAGCACGACCCCGCGTCGGTCGGCATGAACGAAATCGCCAGGGCCGCAGGCTGTTCCCGCGCAACGCTGTACCGGTATTTCGACAGCCGGGAGTCGTTGCGCACCGCCTACGTGCACCGCGAGACGCATCGACTGGGACGCGAGCTCCTGCCGTTGATCGAGCGGATCGAGGACCCACGCGGGAGGCTGGTCGCCGCTATCACCGCCACCTTGCGGATGGTTCGCGAAAACCCAGCACTGGCAGCATGGTTCGGGTCCACCCGGTTGCCGATCGGCGGTGAAATGGCCGGACAGTCGCAGGTGATCACCACGCTGGCTTCGGGGTTCATCAGCTCATTGGGGCCAGACGACCCGTCGACCATCGAGCGCCGCGCCCGGTGGGCGGTGCGGGTGATCATCTCGATGCTGATGTTCCCCGGCCGCGACGAGGACGACGAGCGGGCGATGATCGAGGAGTTCGTGGCGCCGGTGGTGGCGCCGGTATCCACCCGCAGTTGA
- a CDS encoding siderophore-interacting protein encodes MSEHKTSRGFAGAVLKLLRAGDYRLTVTGREEISPHYHRLSFEGGGLLAAHEVHPTMWIRLWFADGDKSHQRGYTLVNPDPAADAFDIEFALHDGIASHWARAAQPGDTIEATVMGSKFAVPEPRPAGYIIVGDCASLPAINSLLAAIGDAPAQVFLEAGCDDDKHLPVAREADVTWVDRNGGALLEAVRSAACDGGCHFGWVACDSRTTRSVVKVLREDFGIPRKSIKSQAYWVA; translated from the coding sequence TTGAGCGAACACAAGACGTCTCGAGGCTTTGCCGGGGCGGTGCTGAAACTGCTGCGAGCGGGGGATTATCGGCTCACCGTGACCGGTCGGGAAGAAATCAGCCCGCACTACCACCGGTTGAGCTTCGAGGGGGGCGGGTTGCTCGCCGCGCACGAGGTGCATCCGACGATGTGGATTCGGTTGTGGTTCGCCGACGGTGACAAGTCGCACCAGCGCGGCTACACGCTGGTCAATCCCGACCCCGCCGCCGACGCCTTCGACATCGAGTTCGCGCTGCACGACGGCATCGCATCCCATTGGGCGCGGGCGGCCCAGCCCGGCGACACCATCGAAGCGACGGTGATGGGCAGTAAGTTCGCCGTCCCCGAGCCGCGCCCGGCCGGGTACATCATCGTCGGCGACTGCGCCTCACTGCCTGCGATCAACTCGCTGCTCGCGGCGATCGGCGATGCTCCCGCACAGGTGTTCCTGGAGGCCGGCTGCGACGACGACAAGCACCTGCCGGTGGCGCGCGAGGCCGACGTCACCTGGGTGGACCGCAATGGCGGGGCGCTGCTGGAGGCGGTGCGGTCGGCGGCGTGCGACGGGGGCTGTCATTTCGGCTGGGTGGCCTGCGACAGCCGGACCACGCGCTCGGTCGTCAAGGTGCTGCGGGAGGACTTCGGGATTCCGAGGAAATCCATTAAGTCGCAAGCTTATTGGGTGGCCTGA
- a CDS encoding PE domain-containing protein — protein MSFYLIAVPEAFAAASADLAGLGATISQANAAAAAATTQVLPAAADEVSESIARLFGGFAQDYELVSAQVSAFHNEFVQALTGAGNAYWAAEAASVNPLQTVVDDILLLINAPTRFLLNRPLIGDGTNGAAGTGQAGGAGGILFGNGGNGGSGAPGQAGGTGGAAGIFYGSGGAGGAGGTGAAGGDGGSAAFLFGTGGTGGIGGAGAAGGRGGAGSFFYGAGGTGGVGGAGAAGGVGGSAGFFGNGGAGGAGGAGVTGIGGAGGAGGNSGVIYGSGGAGGAGGAGAVGGFDGGSGGSGGAVAALFGGSAGDGGAGGAGGIGTTGPGGGVGGHGGTGGAGGIGGAVQSLIGGTGGAGGAGGQGGQGGTGGVGVGNAGTGGTGGTGGTGGIAGAGGAGGLFGAAGASGASGQGGQGGTGGVGAQGLTSTTAGLNGGLGGDGGAGGQGGVGGAAITGGASGGGGIGGTGGAGGQGGTGFADDGLNAATVGGNGGTGGAAGAGGGAGSGGGGLAGGYGTGGRGGAGGTGGAGLQGQTSTTAGVDGGTGGNGAAGGQGGAGGNSAAGGTAGAGGVGGTGGAGGQGGTGFADDGTNAATAGGDGGTGGAAGAGGKAGTGGAAGVDGGYGTGGKGGAGGTGGAGLLGQTSTTAGVNGSTGGDGGAGGHGGAGGGSGAGGTAGAGGVGGTGGAGGQGGTGFADDGTNAATAGGAGGTGGAAGAGGKAGTGGAAGVDGGYGTGGKGGAGGTGGAGLQGQNSTTPGLTGGTGGNGAAGGQGGAGGNSGTGGTAGAGGVGGTGGAGGQGGTGFADDGTNAATAGGDGGTGGAAGAGGKAGTGGAAGVDGGYGTGGKGGAGGTGGAGLQGQTSTTAGVNGSTGGNGGAGGHGGAGGGSGAGGTAGAGGVGGTGGAGGQGGTGFADDGTNAATAGGAGGTGGAAGAGGKAGTGGAAGVDGGYGTGGKGGAGGTGGAGLQGQNSTTPGLTGGTGGNGAAGGQGGAGGNSGAGGTAGAGGVGGTGGAGGKGGAGFGDDGVNAPTAGGAGGNGGVGGAGGAMGSGGTASTAGVGGAGGAAGNGGWVARRPSRASRAVRAVPAARAAPVGPVPSASSEARRPPAESVGRVGQAAPVVVRWEAPRTASAAPEVPVVRAVPAVRDSPMTAATMRARAQPAGPVVPAAWAVQRGAAVPGAVPAPRAQEARAAAAAWVERPAPRGTPLVPVAPAERAARALRGSRVRPAASALPVVSADRVAPAVRAAVRWPGPPMAVVAPGVPVVKVVAVVPGLPMTAATTPAPAEPVGPVVSAVPAVRRAAAAPVAPWARQGPAARAVSVASVGHGDRRPHRWCRWAGWCRWRRSRGCKRCSGRDRRCRWAGWCRRFRRRSGSRGYQRQGRRRGYRRPGWYRWCRFS, from the coding sequence ATGTCCTTCTACTTGATCGCTGTGCCTGAGGCCTTTGCGGCGGCGTCCGCGGACCTGGCCGGGCTCGGCGCGACGATCAGCCAGGCCAACGCGGCGGCAGCCGCGGCAACCACCCAGGTGTTGCCCGCGGCGGCCGACGAGGTGTCGGAGTCGATAGCGCGGCTGTTCGGCGGTTTCGCCCAGGACTATGAGCTGGTCAGCGCGCAGGTGTCGGCATTCCACAACGAATTCGTGCAGGCTCTGACCGGTGCGGGCAACGCCTACTGGGCGGCCGAGGCGGCCAGTGTCAACCCACTGCAAACCGTGGTCGACGACATTCTGCTGTTGATCAACGCCCCGACCAGGTTCCTGTTGAACCGCCCGCTGATCGGCGACGGCACCAACGGGGCCGCCGGTACCGGGCAAGCCGGCGGTGCCGGTGGAATCTTGTTCGGCAACGGAGGCAACGGCGGTTCCGGAGCCCCCGGCCAGGCCGGCGGTACCGGTGGTGCGGCTGGAATCTTCTACGGCAGTGGGGGCGCCGGCGGCGCAGGTGGGACCGGGGCGGCGGGCGGTGACGGGGGCTCGGCCGCCTTCTTGTTCGGCACCGGTGGGACCGGCGGCATCGGGGGCGCCGGCGCGGCCGGGGGCCGGGGCGGTGCGGGTTCGTTCTTCTACGGCGCAGGGGGTACCGGCGGCGTTGGTGGTGCCGGCGCTGCCGGGGGTGTCGGTGGGTCCGCAGGATTCTTCGGCAACGGTGGAGCCGGCGGCGCGGGTGGCGCCGGCGTCACCGGCATCGGTGGTGCGGGCGGTGCCGGCGGCAACAGCGGGGTGATCTACGGCAGCGGTGGAGCGGGCGGTGCCGGCGGGGCCGGCGCGGTCGGCGGTTTCGACGGCGGGTCCGGTGGTTCGGGTGGAGCGGTTGCCGCACTCTTCGGTGGCTCCGCGGGTGACGGCGGAGCCGGCGGGGCGGGTGGCATCGGCACAACGGGTCCGGGCGGCGGAGTCGGAGGTCACGGTGGCACTGGCGGAGCCGGTGGGATCGGGGGCGCGGTTCAGTCGCTGATCGGGGGAACCGGAGGCGCCGGCGGCGCGGGAGGCCAAGGCGGTCAGGGCGGCACCGGCGGTGTCGGTGTGGGCAACGCGGGTACCGGCGGAACCGGTGGCACCGGCGGAACCGGAGGAATAGCGGGTGCCGGCGGAGCCGGCGGGTTGTTCGGCGCGGCTGGGGCGAGTGGCGCGAGCGGCCAGGGTGGCCAGGGCGGCACCGGAGGTGTCGGCGCGCAGGGGCTGACGAGTACGACGGCCGGCCTCAACGGCGGCCTGGGTGGAGACGGTGGCGCGGGTGGCCAGGGTGGTGTCGGGGGTGCCGCCATCACCGGCGGTGCCAGTGGCGGTGGCGGTATCGGCGGTACCGGGGGTGCCGGTGGCCAGGGCGGCACCGGGTTTGCTGATGACGGGTTGAACGCCGCCACGGTCGGCGGCAACGGCGGCACTGGTGGTGCCGCGGGTGCCGGCGGCGGGGCGGGCAGCGGCGGCGGTGGTCTCGCCGGCGGTTACGGCACGGGCGGTAGGGGTGGTGCCGGTGGTACCGGCGGTGCCGGCCTGCAGGGCCAGACCAGTACCACGGCGGGCGTCGATGGTGGCACCGGCGGCAACGGAGCGGCCGGTGGTCAGGGCGGTGCGGGCGGTAATTCCGCTGCCGGTGGCACGGCCGGCGCCGGGGGCGTGGGCGGTACCGGTGGCGCGGGTGGCCAGGGCGGTACCGGGTTTGCTGACGACGGGACCAACGCCGCGACCGCCGGTGGCGATGGCGGCACTGGTGGTGCCGCGGGTGCCGGCGGCAAGGCCGGTACCGGTGGCGCGGCGGGTGTGGACGGCGGCTACGGCACGGGCGGTAAGGGTGGCGCCGGAGGCACTGGCGGCGCCGGTCTGCTGGGGCAGACGAGTACCACCGCGGGTGTCAACGGCAGCACCGGCGGGGACGGTGGCGCGGGTGGTCACGGGGGCGCCGGCGGTGGTTCGGGTGCCGGTGGCACGGCCGGTGCCGGCGGCGTGGGCGGTACCGGTGGGGCCGGCGGCCAGGGCGGTACCGGGTTTGCCGATGACGGCACCAACGCCGCGACCGCCGGCGGCGCCGGCGGTACCGGTGGTGCCGCGGGTGCCGGCGGCAAGGCCGGTACCGGTGGCGCGGCGGGTGTGGACGGCGGCTACGGCACGGGCGGCAAGGGTGGTGCCGGTGGTACCGGTGGTGCCGGCCTGCAGGGGCAGAACAGCACGACCCCGGGGCTGACCGGCGGCACCGGCGGCAACGGCGCGGCCGGTGGTCAAGGCGGGGCCGGCGGAAACTCGGGTACCGGTGGCACGGCCGGCGCCGGCGGCGTGGGAGGTACCGGTGGCGCGGGTGGCCAGGGCGGTACCGGGTTTGCTGACGACGGGACCAACGCCGCGACCGCCGGTGGTGACGGCGGCACTGGTGGTGCCGCGGGTGCCGGCGGGAAGGCCGGTACCGGTGGCGCGGCGGGTGTCGACGGCGGCTACGGCACGGGCGGCAAGGGTGGCGCCGGTGGTACCGGCGGCGCCGGCCTGCAGGGGCAGACCAGTACGACCGCGGGTGTCAACGGCAGCACCGGCGGCAATGGTGGCGCGGGTGGTCACGGGGGCGCCGGCGGTGGTTCGGGTGCCGGTGGCACGGCCGGTGCCGGCGGCGTGGGCGGTACCGGTGGGGCCGGCGGCCAGGGCGGTACCGGGTTTGCCGATGACGGCACCAACGCCGCGACCGCCGGCGGCGCCGGCGGTACCGGTGGTGCCGCGGGTGCCGGCGGCAAGGCCGGTACCGGTGGCGCGGCGGGTGTGGACGGCGGCTACGGCACGGGCGGTAAGGGTGGTGCCGGTGGTACCGGTGGTGCCGGCCTGCAGGGGCAGAACAGCACGACCCCGGGGCTGACCGGCGGCACCGGCGGCAACGGCGCGGCCGGTGGTCAAGGCGGGGCCGGCGGAAACTCGGGTGCCGGCGGCACGGCCGGCGCCGGGGGCGTGGGCGGTACCGGCGGGGCCGGCGGCAAGGGCGGCGCCGGGTTTGGTGATGACGGGGTCAACGCCCCGACCGCCGGCGGCGCCGGTGGTAACGGAGGTGTGGGTGGCGCCGGCGGCGCGATGGGCAGCGGTGGCACCGCAAGCACCGCGGGCGTCGGCGGCGCCGGCGGTGCCGCTGGTAATGGCGGGTGGGTGGCGCGACGACCATCGCGGGCAAGTCGGGCGGTGCGGGCGGTGCCGGCGGCCAGGGCGGCGCCGGTGGGACCGGTGCCGTCGGCGTCGTCGGAGGCGCGGCGGCCGCCGGCGGAGTCGGTGGGCAGGGTGGGGCAGGCGGCACCGGTGGTGGTGCGGTGGGAGGCGCCACGAACGGCGTCGGCGGCGCCGGAGGTGCCGGTGGTCAGGGCGGTGCCGGCGGTGCGGGATTCGCCGATGACGGCAGCAACAATGCGGGCGCGGGCGCAACCGGCGGGACCGGTGGTGCCGGCGGCGTGGGCGGTGCAGCGGGGAGCGGCGGTGCCGGGGGCGGTGCCGGCACCGCGGGCGCAGGAGGCAAGGGCGGCGGCGGCGGCGTGGGTGGAGCGACCAGCACCACGGGGCACACCGCTGGTGCCGGTGGCGCCGGCGGAGCGGGCGGCCAGGGCGCTACGGGGGTCGCGAGTACGGCCGGCGGCGTCGGCTCTGCCGGTGGTGTCGGCGGACAGGGTGGCACCGGCGGTGCGGGCGGCGGTGCGGTGGCCGGGGCCACCAATGGCGGTGGTGGCGCCGGGGGTGCCGGTGGTCAAGGTGGTGGCGGTGGTACCGGGTTTGCCGATGACGGCAGCGACAACGCCGGCGCCGGCGGAACCGGTGGGACCGGTGGTATCGGCGGTGCCGGCGGTGCGGCGGGCAGCGGCGGCTCCGGTGGCACCGTGGGCGCGGCAGGGGCCGGCGGCAAGGGCGGTGTCGGTGGCGTCGGTGGGCCACGGCGACCGTCGGCCACACCGCTGGTGTCGGTGGGCAGGGTGGTGCCGGTGGCGCCGGAGCCGTGGGTGCAAGCGGTGCTCCGGGCGCGACCGGCGGTGTCGGTGGGCAGGGTGGTGCCGGCGGTTCCGGCGGCGCAGCGGTAGCCGGGGCTACCAACGGCAAGGGCGGCGTCGGGGGTACCGGCGGCCAGGGTGGTACCGGTGGTGCCGGTTCAGCTGA
- a CDS encoding acyltransferase, with the protein MTVSEAEDAQGGLEQTAGVDRVASLTGVRAVAALLVVGTHAAYTTGKYTHGYWGLVGARMEIGVPMFFVLSGFLLFRPWVKSAATGSPWPSVRRYARNRVRRIMPAYVVTVLIAYVLYHYREAGPNPGHSWLGLTRNLTLTQIYTDGYLGKYLHQGLTQMWSLAVEAAFYVTLPLLAYLLLVLLSRRRWQPKLVLTALAALTLVSPGWLVLVHIDRFFPDGARLWLPTYLAWFLGGMMLTVLQQMGVRCYAFVAIPLAVICYFIVSTPIAGAPTTSPASLPEALWKTGFYAVIATLAVAPLALGDQGWYSRALASRPMVWLGEISYEIFLIHLITMEFAMVYIVRAHVYTGPMLNLFIATMVVTIPLAWLLHRFTRVR; encoded by the coding sequence ATGACGGTGTCGGAAGCCGAGGACGCCCAGGGCGGTCTCGAGCAGACTGCTGGCGTCGACCGGGTGGCGTCGCTGACCGGTGTCCGTGCCGTCGCGGCGTTGCTGGTGGTGGGCACCCACGCCGCCTACACCACCGGCAAATACACCCACGGCTACTGGGGTCTGGTCGGTGCGCGGATGGAAATCGGCGTACCGATGTTCTTCGTCCTGTCCGGATTCCTGCTGTTCCGGCCCTGGGTGAAATCGGCCGCCACCGGCAGTCCGTGGCCGTCGGTGCGTCGCTATGCGCGTAACCGGGTGCGGCGCATCATGCCAGCCTACGTCGTCACCGTCCTGATCGCCTACGTGCTCTACCACTACCGCGAGGCGGGACCCAATCCCGGGCACAGCTGGTTGGGCCTGACCCGAAACCTCACGCTCACACAGATTTACACGGACGGCTACCTCGGCAAGTACCTGCATCAAGGCCTGACCCAGATGTGGAGCCTGGCGGTCGAGGCGGCCTTCTATGTGACGCTGCCGCTGCTGGCCTACCTGCTGCTGGTGCTGCTCAGCCGGCGACGTTGGCAACCCAAGCTGGTTCTCACGGCGCTGGCGGCGTTGACTCTGGTCAGCCCGGGCTGGCTGGTGCTGGTGCACATCGACCGGTTCTTTCCCGACGGCGCGCGGCTGTGGCTACCCACGTACCTGGCCTGGTTCCTGGGCGGCATGATGCTGACGGTGCTGCAGCAGATGGGGGTGCGCTGCTACGCATTCGTGGCCATCCCGCTCGCGGTGATCTGCTACTTCATCGTCTCCACTCCGATCGCCGGCGCACCCACCACCTCGCCGGCCTCGTTGCCGGAAGCGCTGTGGAAGACCGGTTTCTACGCCGTCATCGCCACGCTTGCGGTGGCGCCACTGGCCCTTGGCGATCAGGGCTGGTATTCGCGAGCGCTGGCCAGCCGGCCGATGGTCTGGCTCGGCGAGATCTCCTATGAGATCTTCCTGATCCACCTGATCACAATGGAATTCGCGATGGTCTACATCGTGCGGGCACATGTGTACACCGGCCCGATGCTGAACCTGTTCATCGCCACCATGGTGGTGACCATCCCGCTGGCCTGGCTGCTGCACCGGTTCACCCGGGTTCGATAG